From Argopecten irradians isolate NY chromosome 2, Ai_NY, whole genome shotgun sequence, the proteins below share one genomic window:
- the LOC138316290 gene encoding uncharacterized protein, whose translation MADTEDSERMSVLLSRLMSRELGSQSEINIRQRTVLIKEQLHNAFDKTILMYMAGSCSEGFLMKDSDNDEMMVDNTICVIDPNHPFPPDHRDKIILYKREASHCQPGYVKLQLAQEVRCSCSRMVLNAFVKVGKDVFISSDIYREEIIKEESQMIIGIPITSHGPSTSGEATRYNRAFDVVHGFPCKTWPRESAEWITRPRVYGWPDQALINTIVADGCHMVPIGDRCSGDTLLQWRISFVTAERRLVHSLNYTQFQVYGLLKIFLKNIKNSLKSFFGEEDILCSYFMKTIIFHAVENTPKHFWKESNIFHCFWFCLSILIVWVRSGFCPQYFIPRSNLFKRHIHGENQKKLLHMLTCIHQMKWHCLSVGSYCHPPILDRLVDKRFQVFLMQPDLPQAEESRRDMQLIFCLSRHIAASRNVHNRKGIAHALHLLCTTKTELDEFLAYFNTMEVLCRMGMSSFSVLHTPLSSTRSNKVMYKRLRECRKLMVPKTAMGTELLYLATFHYQTGNYKTAAQMCSNVISFAHYYRPGSRLYEDKYCGHRLELLLKMKVAFSSMIYFGKKYNRMCLPHLHEELEAHPDGAMGVPPLPYAAFLMFLCYHELGDTKGREEALNYLLVLKYDESEGGHVFWIVHTLLGICYQTLGDNHRALRAYKDSLQVETRWNPAMIRIKTLEL comes from the coding sequence ATGGCTGACACAGAAGATTCCGAGCGGATGTCTGTCTTATTATCCCGATTGATGAGCAGAGAATTGGGATCACAGAGCGAAATCAACATCAGACAGAGAACCGTTCTTATCAAAGAGCAACTGCATAACGCATTTGACAAGACAATACTCATGTACATGGCTGGAAGTTGTTCTGAAGGATTCCTCATGAAAGATTCAGATAATGACGAAATGATGGTAGATAATACAATATGCGTTATAGATCCGAACCATCCTTTCCCACCAGACCACCGAGACAAGATTATACTCTATAAACGTGAGGCAAGCCATTGTCAGCCTGGATATGTCAAACTACAACTAGCCCAGGAGGTGAGATGTTCGTGTAGCAGAATGGTGCTTAATGCTTTTGTTAAGGTTGGAAAAGACGTGTTTATCTCAAGTGACATTTACAGAGAGGAAATCATCAAGGAAGAAAGTCAAATGATAATTGGAATTCCGATAACCTCCCACGGACCGAGCACCAGTGGAGAAGCGACGCGATATAACAGGGCATTTGATGTCGTTCATGGTTTCCCTTGTAAGACCTGGCCACGCGAGTCAGCGGAGTGGATTACACGGCCGCGGGTTTACGGCTGGCCAGACCAAGCACTTATTAATACAATAGTTGCAGACGGTTGTCACATGGTGCCAATAGGTGACAGATGTTCCGGTGATACATTGCTTCAATGGAGAATATCATTTGTTACTGCAGAGAGGCGATTGGTTCATTCGCTTAACTACACTCAGTTTCAAGTGTACGGACTCCTGAAAATCTTTTTAAAGAACATTAAAAATTCACTGAAAAGTTTCTTCGGAGAGGAAGATATTCTTTGttcatattttatgaaaacaatcATCTTTCACGCAGTAGAAAATACACCAAAACATTTCTGGAAAGAAAGTAATATATTTCACTGCTTTTGGTTTTGTTTAAGCATCCTAATCGTCTGGGTGAGATCCGGATTTTGTCCTCAGTATTTTATACCAAGAAGTAATCTTTTCAAGAGACACATTCACGGGGAAAACCAGAAAAAGTTACTTCATATGCTCACATGCATTCATCAGATGAAATGGCATTGTTTATCTGTCGGTTCGTATTGCCACCCACCAATTTTAGATCGACTTGTTGATAAAAGATTCCAAGTTTTCCTTATGCAGCCGGATTTACCCCAGGCAGAAGAATCACGGCGCGATATGCAACTAATTTTCTGCCTCTCTAGACACATTGCCGCTTCCAGAAATGTACACAACAGAAAAGGAATAGCTCACGCGCTCCATTTACTTTGTACAACGAAGACAGAATTAGACGAATTCCTCGCGTATTTCAATACTATGGAAGTTCTTTGTAGAATGGGGATGTCATCATTCTCGGTTCTCCACACGCCTCTATCCTCGACCAGAAGCAACAAAGTCATGTACAAAAGGTTACGAGAGTGTAGGAAACTAATGGTTCCGAAAACGGCGATGGGAACAGAACTACTGTACCTGGCCACATTCCACTACCAGACGGGAAATTACAAGACAGCTGCGCAAATGTGTTCGAATGTCATATCGTTTGCCCATTATTATCGGCCAGGCAGTAGATTGTATGAAGATAAATATTGTGGGCATAGACTCGAACTTTTGCTCAAAATGAAAGTGGCGTTTTCGTCTATGATATATTTTGGTAAGAAATACAACAGAATGTGCCTCCCTCATCTCCACGAGGAACTGGAAGCGCATCCAGACGGTGCTATGGGGGTTCCACCATTACCGTATGCAGCCTTCTTAATGTTCCTATGCTATCACGAACTCGGGGACACCAAAGGCCGCGAGGAGGCGCTCAACTACCTGTTAGTATTGAAATATGACGAATCTGAAGGCGGACACGTCTTCTGGATCGTGCACACATTACTAGGGATCTGCTATCAAACCCTAGGGGATAATCACAGGGCCTTAAGGGCGTACAAGGACTCGCTTCAGGTAGAAACGCGATGGAACCCGGCTATGATCAGGATCAAAACCCTAGAGCTCTGA